In the genome of Harmonia axyridis chromosome 4, icHarAxyr1.1, whole genome shotgun sequence, the window GCATCCAGCAGCGGTAGTGATGAGCcgtctttttccaacatttccaAAGTGAGTTGATGAAAATAACGGTTTTAAATGCGCCCTCTATGTCAGAAATTTGCGATGTTCCATTTCGCGGGAACTCTGATAGAATCATCAGTAAGGCCTTAGTGtcccctgccatatacaccttccATCTCCATAGCGCAGCATGATGAGATGCGCAGCCCGAGACGACATCTCTCGGGCTAGTAAAGAGTCACTACACTataatagtaaagggtgtttttttttagagctatagaactttgaattgcaataaaacaacgatggattattcgattgacttgaattttatttatccaaaagataatcttgtggcattacattttaaatatgatttctggcatatgacagccacggctggctcggatgtagtccaatctggacgtccaattttcgatgactttttccaacatttgtggacgtatatcggcaataacacggcgaatgttgtcttccaaatggtcaagggtttgtggcttatccgcatagaccaatgaatttacatagccccacagaaagtagtctagcgttgttaaatcacaagatggaggccaattcacaggtccaaaacgtgaaattaggcggtcaccaaacgtgtctttcaataaatcgattgtggcacgagctgtgtgacatgttgcgccgtcttgttggaaccacagctcctggacatcatggttgttcaattcaggaatgaaaaagttagtaatcatggctttataccgatcaccattgactgtaacgttctgaccatcatcgtttttgaagaagtacgtaccaatgattccaccagcccataaagcgcaccaaacagtcagtttttctggatgtaacggtgtttcgacatacacttgaggattagcttcactccaaatgcggcagttttgtttgttgacgtagccattcaaccagaagtgcgcttcatcgctaaacaaaataaaatggacgtagtgcgcgttacgtattccgcacagaaccattattttcgaaataaaattgcactatttgcaagcgttgttcaggcgtgagtctattcatgatgaattgccaaaccaaactgagaataaatcacttgacagctgttaaatcggtcgccatcttgaacattaatgccaacttaaagttatatacctcgaaaaaaaacacccgttagaataaATTACCTGCTTCAAACTTATGTCCGATAAtgagttttatgttttttttcagtgTCAAAAAAGGAAGAAATCTTACAATTCGCTAGTGATGATCTACGAAGAGGACGCACCAGTTCCACTGCCCGATAAATAAATTCATCTGAAGGATTTTTTTCTCGATTGAAAACGCgtttatatttttatacttAGAATTAATACTATTCCatgcattatttttgaaattttttagtttttcttgCATGTAATCATCGTATTTACAAATTTAGCATTACCTGAATATTGTTTATTCCTAATTATCATGTTGTATCAATATCTTAAGCTTTTCATATTCGGTCATCACTTATAAGAGGTGTTAAGGAATGACGTGTTATTGTATCAGTTAAAATGAATATGTTGAAGTACAAAGCTCCGGGAATTGGATAAtcaggttttttccaaaaaaaatttttggaaaaacgacAGAAGTTGTATGCTAGGTGTATTACCATGAATAAACTTGTTGATTAATATTAAATGTTCTTGTCGTCTAACTCATTTTTACAAAAGTATCGAAATGAACCCACCAAACCAAACAAAAAGTAAGACACACACCAAGAATTAATGTGTCAGTGTTTTGGGTCAATTATAAGACCTATTCAAAAAGTGATATAAAACGCGGTAAaacttttctccaattctgtggttattccgttcattcttccacatcttgtagaacaaaatcgtgcgagaatatatcagaaacgcacagttttcatggttatattttattattatatgttggcactccgaactttccgccacggctttatatttagtattctgtgctttatctgtcaattcatcaatctgccttaaagaaatcagttctgccaaccaacatttttcaatgcaaaaatcactaaattatatttatggaaatatttcattaatttcaatgaaaatgcaatgaattagagaaaataatgtataatactcgtacagaaggctcattctaccactcgttcattccaaaactcgccacttcgtggctcgtttttgaattttgaactcgtggaagaatatcaatgccttctgcacttgtattataaataactattcctatTCCACATTAATATACAAGAAGGTGGAGATAAAAAGTAACCACCAAACCTCATAAACTCTATAACTTATAATAGGAACAGCCTGTACATCTATCAAATGAAACCGAAAATTTCGACAATTGGCAACCAACATTACACCTAACGTGTATTCTTAGTTTCTTGTCCCTTCCTGATCTGCGGTTTGTTTACACCAACCTCAAATATCCGTCAcatgttgaaattatttttttttatcgaaattcgTTTTCGAATGAGCCACACCACAAAGATACTAAAGTTCATCTAATTTACATCATTCCAACTGTTCCCACTTCTCATATGCAATGAATTCTCTAAAAAGAATCGTTTCCTCGCAACTATGTACAACAAGAATGGGAAATTTGATGAGAATTGCGAGTGCTTCGCATTCATTCGATGTTAAATGGAAAGAAAATGTGAGGAAAGCGGAAAAAATTGTTGGTTATCCAACCTCCTTCATGAATTTACGATGGTTACTTGAAGATGAAGTTTCCACCATCGCTTCTTACATATCAAAACTAATTGGATCCAAGCATCCTATGGTTGATGTTGCAAggtaaaatcaattgaatattatcaattcGTGAGATTACCGTGCTTTTTCTCTGCAGGAATGTGATACAGCAAAGCGACATCACAAAATGGGGATTGATTGTTCTCTTGGTATCAAAAGCTGCTGGAATCAGGCctgaaatttctgaaatcgaacaGGATGCTCTATCAGGTAAATAAATCACTCAATACATACAAACTAGGTAGTAGCTCATTTTTCGGGAATCGATTTATTGCGGATTTAAAATGTTACGCTCGTTTCATAATCACATTTCAATAACAGAAAACTAGGACCGAAATTATGAACTTGAATATCTTAGGTATTCTCCACACCCAACGGAGCCTAGCAGAAATCACGGAAATGATAAAAACTGGACACCAAATGCACAATACAGTAATGAATGTGCAACAAGGAGATGAAAACTACCAGAGCAttcattttggaaataaaatcGCTCTATTATCAGGTGATTACTTATATAGCAAGAGTTTCAAAGACCTGGCAGTGCTCAATAACAATGACTTGAACGAAATTATTGCAACATCTATACGAGATCTTTCGGAAGCAGAATTCCTCGAACCTAGGGATAAATACAATAGGCCTCTTCCAAGTAAGATGGATTGGAAGAAATATACCGAAAGCATAAAATCCGCTTCGGACAAAGAGCCGTACGAAGTAGGCAGGTTTCTGGGCATCGCTGAGGAAGAATGGATGCTGAGAACTCTACTCGGGGGTGTAAGTTTGCTGGCAAAAGCTTGCAAAGGTGCTTTGATGCTCGGGGGCCATCCCGAGGAATTACAAAAGAGAGCTTTCGATCTGGGAAGGAGTATCGGACTCGCTTGGCAATTGCAAGAGGATATCAAACCTTTCGAGGGCGAAAACGATTTACCTTTCAGTCTAACCAATGCTCTTGTTATGATGCACCTTACCGATGACCCTGATATGTATGAACTTATTCAACAGCCCAACTGTCCATATGAAGAAATCAGAGAATTGGTGAGATATGGGTTGGCTATAGATAGAGCCCTTGATTTGCAATCGGATCTTTACACGGAGGCTGCACAAGCTTTGAAAGGTTTTCCTACCAACGAAGCTCATCAATGTCTTCTCGAAATGATTAATACGTTGACTAGTAGCTATGATTTGCCttcaaactaataataattattatatatctatcattaatgaattaatattaattcattaatataaattcattaatgaattaatattaattcattaatataaattcattaatgaattaatattaatttattaatattaattcattaatgaattaatattaattcattAATGAATAAGTTAATATTAatcattaattaataataattcagCACAACTGTGATAATTGTTTTATATCCTCGTGAATGTCTAAATTGTTACTTTGAAAAccaaattttactttgaattctACCATCGCTATTCTTATTAAAGTTTAGTTTCAAA includes:
- the LOC123677362 gene encoding all trans-polyprenyl-diphosphate synthase PDSS2-like, with the translated sequence MNSLKRIVSSQLCTTRMGNLMRIASASHSFDVKWKENVRKAEKIVGYPTSFMNLRWLLEDEVSTIASYISKLIGSKHPMVDVARNVIQQSDITKWGLIVLLVSKAAGIRPEISEIEQDALSGILHTQRSLAEITEMIKTGHQMHNTVMNVQQGDENYQSIHFGNKIALLSGDYLYSKSFKDLAVLNNNDLNEIIATSIRDLSEAEFLEPRDKYNRPLPSKMDWKKYTESIKSASDKEPYEVGRFLGIAEEEWMLRTLLGGVSLLAKACKGALMLGGHPEELQKRAFDLGRSIGLAWQLQEDIKPFEGENDLPFSLTNALVMMHLTDDPDMYELIQQPNCPYEEIRELVRYGLAIDRALDLQSDLYTEAAQALKGFPTNEAHQCLLEMINTLTSSYDLPSN